The Schistocerca piceifrons isolate TAMUIC-IGC-003096 chromosome 5, iqSchPice1.1, whole genome shotgun sequence DNA segment ACCCTTGCAGCAGGAATGGGGTCTTTATTTCCATATACATCTTTCTTATCATACAGTTCTTCTGGCAAATGTTTCCAGAACACATTTACTGCAATCCCATTGTCTAATGCTAATGTATTGTGAAACCAAAGTGCTGGAATAAAAATAATATCTCCTGATTCCATAATGCATTCGTGTCTAAGAACACTGGAAAACTTTGGGAACTCTGAGGCGTCAGGATTGTCAATATCCAATACTCGCGATTTATCACCCACCAAGTACATGCTTAAAGCTTCTGATGGTTTAAACAAGGCAATTCTTTTCCGGCCACGAACTTGTATAAGGATATTATCCATGACATCATAATGTGTCCAcaactgaacattttttgaaccaatccgaAGTACACTGGAAAAGAATGCCTCATCTTTAAAGAAATGAGGAATTTTTAGATCAGCAGCAATAAATGGAAACTGCTTTCGAATATCGGCAATTTCACGGCCTCTAGGATCAAGTCCAAGAGATCTCAAATAATAATACTCGTTCGGACTCAGAAAGAAAGCCTTACTTGTACCTGACACTCTTTCTAAAAGTTCATTGAAAGGTAATGTTTTGTATACgaagtttttatttatgaaatccaacttttcatGTTGGCTGACATGAACTTTAACATCGAGCGCACCAATTTTTTCCGATAAATATTCAGTAGTCCATTTAGCAGTACATTCACCGATGTCAATTCCACGTAATAATGCCGGTTCACGTCTGTTCCATATGGAATTAATAAATAATTCAGGAGTAACGTCTGTATATATAGGCACTTCTTTGTATTTTACCATGTTTCACCATCAGCATCACATCATAACACAGTAACACACATACCGGCGACAGTGATGAGTGAATACTGAATAACACAGCTCGTGCAAACCTTATCAAACAGGAAGAAATAATCCAGTGAGTTTCGATCACTATATATACCACATTGAGCGTCAGCGGCGTGGAAACGTTCAGTATTAATTGACAGTAATTGAAGCACTATCACTATTGTGAGAAAAGCTGTCAGTTGACAACGCAGCGCAACAAGGTTAAGATGTAGAACACACAAAAGATAGTGTGTGCTGCACTTACATTAGCTACTGCTTGCAAGCAACAGAAAAGAACGAAACAGAAGGAATGTATCCAAGAGCGGTTGAAAAAAGGGGCGACTGGTAACATGTTAATTTACCGCGTGAAATCAGAACCACGGACCCGAAATGTTTCATAAATTATTTGTCGATGAGTCCTGCATTATACAAGTTACTGATTTTGATAAAAGATAAAACACAGAAGCAAAATACTTTAATGAGAGAGTCAATCTCAGTCGGTAAACTCGAAGTTTTAAAAGAATTCTGTATAGATAATATCAGCAAGCGCAATTAGAAAAATTCTATGGAAACCTGGGAAGCAATTATTGCGGTTTGTGGTGGCGTAGCTTCTTTGACAGGAGAAAAGCAAGGTCACTGCCCCTGGAAGCAAGAAGAGTTAGTACGCTCCAAGGACAATAAATAAGGGTACGTTCTGTACGCTTGTAACGATTACACGAGTTATTTATGTCGTCCTCAGTACTAAATAGTGCGGAAATTATATCTTTCCCggtgtaacatcaagcgccggAACGTCGGCCTGAAACAGAACAACCGAGAAGGTTGTGATACGATGtgagccaatagtacgctgactaggaccgcactaAGATAGGAGCggcacctatacgaagagaatataagcgccactccgCACTTGAAGAGCCATTTCGAGGGTTGGATTCTGttacttcctcatcgaggactcgcactgcctgggctactctcagggtatatcttcgacgtggaagagcctcACCCTTTCCTTGCCGTGTTGTCTGCACGCCATCactactgctcgccgccgccgcctggtcgccgccgtctTCGCCCCTCCTCTCatgcgccgccaccatgtcccaacccaccaccactatcattttcacctctccctctgatgctccaaccaccatcacatggagatcatcctccaccccccttcccgtccttccttctctccctgtccaccccacccctatGCCATTTTCGGCTGTAACTACCCCCAACTCGCCCTCCcttatcactgtcgccccatcgacatctACTGACTTTCCGCTGCTCCCTGCACCGCCTCCAACAGGCTCCGAGCCAGCACGGATttcggctcgacgttccacagtctctgtgacacccacaCCCCCTCCCTCTGCGTCATCTGCTGCTCAGGGTGGTACTGCCCCCCGCCATCCCCATACAACCCATCCCccagccccctctccaccctgtcATGACCACGAAACCCTCCAAGTGCccaaatgttgacccttcccccaaAATCTCCTCAAAGAAAACCCCCGATCCCCGTGACCCCCTCATCCCCGTGGGCGCGACCCTGACCCCCACCcctgccacgcctgccacccacacctttgtcttctccaatcctgaccctcaattccttgatgcccgctccctcaccctagCCATCCGGAAATGttaccccaatgcccccatctcccttctgattccttGCAAGGATTTGGTCCTCATTAAAtaccccaatgcttccttccacaccgatctcctctcctgTATCccacgtatccaatttggccaatgtgcaaccctcaccccctatcacaccccgtcctctccctgtCAGCCTCAACATCCACGACGTCCGctgaccttcaccgctgtgatcatgaAGCTTAGTCCCGTGGTTACAGAGGCTGAAGTGTTGGTGGAACTCAACTGCCGGCCCAACATCGAAATCCACtcagcccgtcgcatcttcaatgatgccaggCCGACTTATGcgaatattcactgaatcctcctcctcctccattgaccgcctcctcactgaGGGAGCCTTCATCTACAATCgccgccataaggtggacccctcctgttccccagtccaatcctactgctgccaacgctgcctcacatacaacgaccatgttacctctgcctgcaagaacccccctacttgtccccactgcaaagcttcccacttcctcaagaactgacccaacctcacctctcccccctcctgcaacacctgtgaCTAActccatcctacctactcctcgaagtgtaaagcaaaACCTCCTctagtcacccctgagctcaccgtccctgtccgtcctgttgatgaccccctccaccccaacaactcgctccaccctccacctactgcagaggacatcattcatttcatcaccattgtgctccaaaacatccaccccttctggCGCTCCTACACCCTTTCCTAAATCGCCTTTGCTGCCCatcccatcttccatcttaccacctatgccacatactaccacaaccaggcccacttcaccttcacccccctcaccaccctcgtctaactctcctcTCCCATGGTACAGCAACCCTACcatatcctgtaccacaatattcgctccctgtccacccacaaactcctcttcctccacacccttcgtcagcaccatgtggatgccttcatcctaaatgaaaccttccttcaaccccgtatctccatctccacagctccttacacccttcaccacaCTGATAACCTGTACCCTCTGGCATGTAgcagagttgctataggccacctcaagcacctccctgtccagcaccaacctctccttaacaatcctgctgagcatctcaccctcagcctcttcttccccacccttgccATCACCTGTGCCAACATTTATGTCTGCCCTCGCACCCCCCTCCCGTACAATTTCCTGGCCCAcactgaccgcaccttctccacctacgtgattgccgccaacCTCAATATCTACAGCCATGATCCTGCCAACCTCCAGTAGTGGCATtggtttatcaccaccctccagggagacctggctCCCCTCCCTCAGGACACCCAACCCGAATCCAATACCACTCCTGATGCGGTCCtttcctctcccaacctccttgggcgcatcgccgcagatgtccttgacctcattggcagtgaccatgcccctggtctcctcactatctctaatggtcgccctCCCTGCCACTCTCCTTGCCCcgacatccctcctaaacttgtccatgattactcccgtgccaactgggatgcctaccgggactccattcacacgcAGGTTGATGGCCATGACTTTACgttccaatctcctgatgacatctctctcactgctgccttcctgcaccagaccttgtctgacgccgtcgccacccatatccccaccaaagccatccaccctcaccgccccaccatgcctccacaggccgtccttctccagAGAGAGTctcgccgcctctaccgctcttttctccgcactcgtgatcGGGATACACTTACCTGCCACCGGCAAttacgacacatccgcaacctgcttactgcgaagaaatgccgtgcctggcgccagacatgtacacaacacCATGCTCCCCATATACTCTTCccagtattggtctgctttccaccgccttactgggaaccgccccacccccccagtaccctctcctccttgatgatcatccctttcctgacaacctcagtaaggccaactgctttgcctctcacctctcagatgttttttccatcccagatgatccccactttgattattccctcttccctgacgtcatggactgcacgaatacctctgttcctccccttgctcccagcttccagtacttgggccacacaccaccatctgaacttaacacttccatcactacacaggacatcggCCTCTCACACTCTgcgctaaacgcaacactgctcccggccacgactgcattacctaccgccacctcaaacactgccctccctccttcctttcagtccttgccaccctctacaatgtcatccttgccattGGCttttatcccgacctgtggaaaacctcccatatcctgatgttctccaaacccaacaagcctccatctgatgcctcttcctatcgtcccatctgtctcacatcagtgttcagcaagctcttggaatccatcctttcccggcacatccatcaccacctccgccaaaaccacctcctccccaacacccaatgtggctttcgacctttcttctctgccaatgaccaactcctccgcttcactcatctcctctccctccagcttaactcccctCGCtacgccatttttgtctccctcgacctcgaaaaggcctacgaccaacctggcatcctggtctcctgtttaaactccaaaccttcgcccttcctgtcaactacatccgtctgatggcctccttcctctactgccacccctcctatgttaccatccatactgccaattcccacaccttctacccctctgcaggtgtgccccagggctctgtcctctcccctctcctctacctcctgtacacggcagatatgccccaaccccccaccagtacacctcttgcaatatgctgatgacaccgcattcctcacccctgctcctaccctccaatggtcccaacaccttctccagaatcactttgacctttttgccacatggtgtaaccagtggctcctgaaaatcaatccttccaagacccaggcaatcatcagagGCCGTATCACtctctccttccggctcctggatttctcccttaccgtctgcacctgtcctgtccgcctcacccccaccctcacctaccttggcctcaccattgaccgtcacctcacctggatccctcatctctgctccatccaatacaaagcccacaactgcctccaactcctcaaactcctctctggccggacatgggggttgcacctctctatcatcctccacacctacaaatccttaatctgtcccatcctctgttatgccagtcccgcctggatatctgccccccctccaaattctataagtccctccagatccttgagcgtcatgcactctgcctcgccttccgtatacgcctcccatcccccacgcgtatcctctatgacctcattcctttcccacatctgctcctattcctcgaacatatccgcatactctacacctcccgccaccttgatccccctcacccccctgGTTGCtcccctcctctcccatccccaccccctgctatgtcttcactgttgtgtgccccctaccctccatctctccacccttcatctcttttcccaaggtggcttccatcaagtgcccctcccggatgatgccctctctccctccatttatccctcctatcaattctgatccctgggctccctcttctccccttccatcctgtgtttctcctcgcctaacctctccctacctcccttcccccccctccaAGTCCCTTTGTATTCCCGTCCTCGGCCTTCTCCACTCCCTGTCGTGTCTACCCAGCACCCCTCGCCCTTCtcatgggtcctcatcctccattggctcctttcccccctcccccccttcgcttttcctcaacttccccccttttttatcttCCCCTCATCTGTGCAGTTTCTCCCCatgtgctctcggctgtggtatgtcatattttagcACAGCGTTCCAGTGAATGTTCTGTGTTGTTTCATCTTTTCCCGTGTCgcaaacagaaaccatgctgttgctgggtgtgaattttatatcctttgcgaacagaaaccagactgtcacggtgttttttttaattgtctgtctattattttacctgtctgcttcgtatgtatttttattagcatcatcatccctttgttctatgttttaagttccacgatctttttttcgccatgttaacctttaagtcttcgattttatcgcctgttttttattatgtattatcttcacctttttaaaacaaagtctgtaggctgaagagtggcatactaagctgctgccagccggcccactttggggggaatcgaaattcagtaataaaaaaaaaaaatgacaacttGAAGAgcctcctctccgaacagctcaactcccgtcgatcCGTCATCTTCCTCTTCCTCGACCTGGAGCGTGCttacgaccgtgtatggcattccggtctcctcttcaagctccaaaccttcgcccttcctatcaactaagtccatctgatcgggtcctttctttctcaacgtccttcctatgtcaccatccacgacacggattcctacactttctaaccctctgccggtgtgccccaaggttctgtcctctcccctcttctctaccttctgtatatGGCGGAGATGCCGCCGCCTTCactccccgtccaccttctccagtacgccgatggcaCTGTCTTCCTTGCCCCTGCCCCCACCCTACaacactcccaacaccttctccaatcccatcttgaccggttcaccacttggtgcaaccagtggttgctcaaggtcaatcgttggcgatcattgtaggcaaaagcaCCCCTTCCTTCAGTCTCCTCGATTTCTAtttcaccatttatggctgtcctatcgccctcacccccaccattAAGTACCTTGACCGTTGCCTTTCCTGGATCCCCCacttctggacaatccaagccaaggcacactcccgactctgtcttctcaagctcctttctggccgcacatgggtctggacccctccactatcctccacacctataaatccctcatccgccctatcctctgctatgcccaccctgcctggatctccgcccctcctatctTTTACAAATCCCATaaaatcctagaatgccatgctctctgccttgcctatcacatccgtctcccctcccccatgcagatcctgtatgaccttattccgttcccacaccacctccttttcctcgaatggatacagatcctttacacctcctgtaaacttgatccccctcaccagcttgtctctcccatcctctcccacccccatctaCTGTCGTGCCTTCTTCCCgtatcccacctgctctccatctctccactctccataccctctcccaaggtggcttccaccaactcccccttcccctccatctacccctcctatcaactttgatcctccgtaTCCCCTCCCTGtgtttccttagggcaccctctctcccctctctccccctctcttcctccctccctcctcaccCCAGGCTTCTCCTACCCCctaaccttctttcctccccctcccacctccacTGCCACTGATATctacactctcccctctccctcccccccactttttccccttttggcaggtccccagactcgtacacatCAAGTGAACATTCGCCTGCTGGAGAACATCGCCATCGGTCCTGTGTTTGTGCCGTCGTGTtcgtgcttcagtgttttcaccacaccacgctccatcgttcacgtgtattATCTCAaccatcagtgttcgtgtacagtgctgaccgctttttttattttttactacacCTATGAATGGCTCTGTGTTTTttactcatgtgtctactgttttttgtccaccattatgttatgtttttctgtgtcttcattgTTTCTCTTTGTACtgactgtggccgaagagcggcgtaatattgccgctgctggcccaccttttgtataaggtgttaaaataacaataaaaaacttgAAGAGCTGCGTTTGAAGACAGGCACTAGAAGAGCCACACTAGAAGACGAGATGGCATCGTAACTGTTTAGCTGAGACTTGTGATCTATAtcaattgcttgcatggaaattgtatatatcgaaggacattgattatttggatgtcgccagttgcttgcgacacttcattgtgaaaaaggcaaagttaagtattgtcaattcaattaccaTAATAAACTCCATTACTATGATTTGCTTGTGTGTTGTCTAGCTATCCAAGGAAACAGCTTCCTTGGCACCCTATGTTACACGAGTAGGCAGGATCCCATATTGGCAACGAATTATGAGAAGAACCCAGTGCCTGGCAGCCATGGAATTCCCTTTTGCGATTttctggcgccttaattctctcttgtctcttCTTTGCAGGTgcgtttacttgctttaacagtctctttTGCTCATCAGTGTTTCTAGGTttacgttgcagaaattttcttagcttttgtacttatttttccatgccttgtctgtttcttgcatcTGTCTCTTCCAAAATGTCCCACCCCATCTCCCatctatcgcccccccccccccccccctgctcagaCGCCACAGCGGCCAGCATTAGATGCAACACTGCTAATGCGTATGTTTCAGTTCCAGAGTCGGCAAGTAGTTACACTGCCCAACAAGGTGCAGCAACTACTGGCCAATGCTGCATGCTCGAtggaacaagcaccacctactaCAGTTGCTATACTGCCTTTTCGCCAGTCTTATGAATAAGAAGAGGAATGGCCCTGGTTGTTTGCTACAGTTTGAATCCCAAACACTTGCTCACAtcataccaggtactgtgaaaagccATTGCTTTTTctcaacagtaggaagtgcagggtTCTGCCTTATAAACCAACTATTTCCGAACTCCACTCAGAGTGAACTTTCGTATGAAGACGTTGTAGATTCGcacactaactattatgaccaactagtgaatgtggtagcagctaggtaacAACTCTTTTAActgcaaaaaacggtcagaacaaacttatcgtgagtgggtaacagattttccGGGTATGAAGAGGAAATGTAAATTCAAATGTCCTTTGGTGCgctatattcagatgttatgttgcgtgatgtgatcgtatgcaatgtacctgatgtcaaagTCAGAACAGATTTGGAATCAGTCCGCTCCATCAtctcagcaggtagtgcaaatactaaatCAGAACGATTCAGGTGGCCTGTCCGCCAATAAATCTGAGCAGCCAGCAATATGTTGGGCTGAGTTCCTTGTTTGCGATCAGCCCATTTCGCAGCAGCAGCCTGCGCTCACCACGCCAAGTAAACAATGTTCCACACCAAGCAAGCAGCATGCTACACAGGTGGCTACACGggcaaacagaattaagtcttcCCTTCAGAGCTATTCACAGCACAAACGCCAAACTGCCCCTCCCAACAATCTCAGTACTACGCTTGTGGaaggaaaggacatgtacagtccatatgtttgcaatggaacaaacatgagaattcggcccactcacataaatctagtcacaaggcccatgtcattaatgcagtatattcaaagtcttcAACAAACATTCACAAAACTGGAaagtgtgcagtttcttcagtgatatgccagtctaacaaactttttgttcagtcGCTTCTTTGTGGGAAATGTATGAAATTTCGGTTGAACataggtgcctctgtcacattgctaaatcgtcacacatatgaaccgTTAGCCTCCCCTCGCCTGTCTAAAATTAGCGtgcaactgacggcttataatgatcaagacattcccattctcaggAAGAGTACTTTACCAGTCACGTATTGCTTGCATATGCAAACAACATATTTgctcttgattcatttgatttgtttggctttaacgttcaggacaatgtgttgtcagtgtctgcattccatgcaaaaCACTGTGTAACTACCTTGCTAAAAGAATTCTCAGAACTCTTTTTCTGAAggttaacaattttgttgcacatattactatgaatacaatgctcagccgaaattttgctgcgccagaactgttcccattgcattatgggcAAAAGTCGTGGCTGAagttaaagaattgcaagatagcggagctattgtgCCCATACAAGCTAATCAATGGCTAAATCCACTAGTTTGGTTcgccaaaccttcaggtcgcattcgcctctgtctTGACTTTGTCTACagcaaactgtgattgatacttttcCATTGCCACGCACACAGGATCTCGTGGGCTGATTAgacgctggtcgctacttttcaaaaattgatttgcgcagcgtgtatcttcaaatactgcttgatgaagaatctcaaaaaatgTATGCACTGAATACTcctttgggcttgtttaaatatttgtgtttgccttttggcagtgcttccgcaccaaccattttccaacagtatttggaacagctgacggcTCAAGTGGCAAACTGCTCAAACTATTTGGACTATATTGtcatagcaggtcgtacacctaaaGACCATATTGCAAATTTGCAtgctttgtttcatgtgttatctaATGCAGGACTaatgtgtagactggacaagtgatTTCTTTAAacttgagttgcagtatcttggtcgtctcataaacagtcaaggtgtacattctCTTcaatcgcatttgttagccatatgagttcctcgcaatgtcacagaattgcagtcacttTTATGGAAAATGAACTACTATATTCGGTTCatgccgaatgctgcacaaatcgcagctccattgctcTGCTTACTTCACAGGAATGTCccttttgtttggacagatgagtgcgaagtagcttttcaaaaacttaaagaagcaTTGCTCactgatcgatgcttagttcactgtgatcctgagaaaccagttgaATTGCAAGTTGATGTTTCCTTGCACggaatcagtgcagtgctttcacacagaattggtgataaagacaggcataTTGCTTTAACATCGAAAGTGTTGTCCAAACCTCAGTGTAACTATCCACAAATTGAGAATGAGGTTTTGGGTATTGTGTGTGGTGtcgccaaattccaccactatttgtatggcagaaaattctacataGTAACAGTCattgcagtctttgtttcatctgAAGCAGCTGGTTCCTGCACAAAATGTCCAAACATTGGAAACATGGGCTTTGGTGTTGTCTGAATACCAGTAAAACATTGTGTATCATCTGACAGCTTAACATGGTAATGTAGACTCACTTTCACGTCTTCTGATTGGCCCTGATAGACTatgatgcttctgctgcatcttgtcacatcgatgctcaggattctgaattgcttcaatcttttccaCTGAACTATAGTAAAACTGCAGAGGCCATGGAAGTtgatccagatttgaacattttgctaacatacatttgCACATGTTGGCCTCATTCATTGCATAGCTTAAAGAACTCTTAGTGTGCCGATACTTTGCATgttggcatagcctcgctatatgGAAATCACAGTGGACAGTTATGTGTGTTGATCACCAAAGCTTTTCCAAAAAGACGTGTTACAATTACTTCACCAAATACATTTGGGGATTGTTCATACAAAACAGTTAGCATGTCGACACTGTACTTATGCACATGTAGCACAATTCAGGagctgtcctctattttttgcctcaaaACTTTACcataagtcatagtgtcagacctcagttcacatcaaatgaatttgaaatattCTGTGAACGCAATAGCATACAGCATCTATCTAGTGCACCATTCcagccacagtcaaacggcgaaacgGAACGTTTCGTCAGGACCTTCAAGCAGCAAATGGCCGAACTTAGCTCGGCACACAcgagggatcaagcattgcaactatttctcgcctcctatcgttcgcacccaTGAGATGGACAATCGTTGGCGGAATTGCTTCGCAGCCACTGCCACCAGACGCTGCCCCACCCACCTCGGCATCTGGCGCCAAAGGAAGGGCGCAAGTATTGTTTCAGGccacatgatattgtcttttacagggtctttagtggcagcagatggtgggcgcgaggcgaggtcGACTGGGCActtgcatgtatcttatttcaggtccaggTGGCTTGCAGCTCCGACATCACAATCAACTTCTCCACTGTCATGTACCCAGTGATCCTTCtatgtctcttcccccagattcactgaTCCTGAGGACAGTGCAGCCAGAGTAGCCACCatagggtgtcatcacgacaccatgGGACGAACCCATGGAGATGgagcctcctccacctcctctcgtcctacTGATGGAGCTGGACCCACCCACACTGCAGCAGCCATCGCATTCCCCACCTAGTCACTGGCCACTGGAGGTGGACgcatacccttctggtcgtttcccAGTGGACATCTCCGCCAGAGCGGAGGCTGGGCGGTGGGGTATAACTGGAGGCTTGATGCCCCTGCAACCACAACTTCCAGTCCAGCACAGCATCCACCTTCTGGCCTCCCCTGCTGTTGTCCCACTCCGTACACGATTACACAATGATGGTCTATtgctttcgggggggggggggggggggggggggggggaggaatgttccaGCGTAACATCAAGCGTTGACATCTTGGCTTGGAACAGAACAACCGACGAGAAGTCTGTGAgatgatgtcagccaatagtaTGGTGACTAGGACCGCTACACTACAGGAGCAGCACCTacaaaaagagaatataagtgccactCTACACTAGAAGAGGTGCACTAGAAGAGCTGCTCTAGGAAACAGGCACTAGAAGAGCTACACTACAAGACAAGCCGTCATCCTAACTATTTAACTGAGACTTACGATCCTATAGTATGGACTAATACACTCTGTAATGGAATATggaatttttctatttgggaaTGCCCCATAAAATGTTGTGGAAAAACTAAATGTACTTCAATTTTGGGCTATTAGGCAGTGCCCTGGAGCaatgaagtcatcaccaactaatGCACTTGTAATATGAGCCAAAGAAATGTTTCTTAATATCTGCAGAGAATTGTTTGCTAAAAGTTTCTGTTTCAAAGATCCCTAGTAACTAATTATTGTTTTTGTACTTTTATTGTAAGTTTGGAACTGAAAATGGGAACAAAATATTCATTCTGACTGACTCTACAAGTGCTCTGGAACAATCAGAACATCGAAAGCTGATAATGGTTGTATCTATGATGTGGTGGAACTAATAACAAAagccaacaacaaaaataaatccataTATCACATGCGGGTGAAGA contains these protein-coding regions:
- the LOC124798410 gene encoding tRNA wybutosine-synthesizing protein 5-like, with protein sequence MVKYKEVPIYTDVTPELFINSIWNRREPALLRGIDIGECTAKWTTEYLSEKIGALDVKVHVSQHEKLDFINKNFVYKTLPFNELLERVSGTSKAFFLSPNEYYYLRSLGLDPRGREIADIRKQFPFIAADLKIPHFFKDEAFFSSVLRIGSKNVQLWTHYDVMDNILIQVRGRKRIALFKPSEALSMYLVGDKSRVLDIDNPDASEFPKFSSVLRHECIMESGDIIFIPALWFHNTLALDNGIAVNVFWKHLPEELYDKKDVYGNKDPIPAARAIQMTENATKLLETLPGEYRDFYCMRMIAILENKLCRQEDKI